AAGAAAGATAAACCAGCCACCAATGACAACTGTAAATACTCAAAAACCCGATCTTTCTCCACCACCTGCAACCCAAACCAATCCTCTTACTTGGCTGCAAAAAAACCTCTTTAGCACCTGGTATAACAGTTTAATTACCCTAACTATTTTTGCTGTTTTTTTTCAATTTTTTAAAGGTTTTCTGACCTGGGCAACTACGCAAGCAAAATGGACTGTAATCCCCGCTAATTTATCCTTATTTTTTGTTGGCAGATTTCCCAAAGACGAATATTGGCGTTTGTGGCTAATTCTCGCAGTAATTATTTTCCTATCCGGATTAACTTGGGGAACTTTAGCCAGAAATAGTCCCAAATTATTTAGCATAAATAGTTTAATCGGTTTGACTGTAACTGGCTTAGTTATTTTAACTATAACTGGATTGATTGTCGTCTTACTACCAATCTCAATAACTTACCGCTTATTGTTATTAGCAATGGTAGTTTTCCTTGTAGTTACTGCTTGGGTAGGGAAACAAGTAGCTAAAAAAACACCTAATTTAGTTAATTGGCTTCCTTTAGCTTGGTTTCTCTCCTTTTTTATCGTCCTTTGGTTAATGACAGGTGGATTAATTCTCGACAACGTATCAACTAATGACTGGGGGGGATTACTCTTAACAGTATATATGGCAGTAGTAGGAATTGTTTTGTCTCTACCTTTTGGGATTTTATTAGCCCTAGGAAGACAAAGCACTTTACCAGTAATTTGTTGGCTTTGTAGATTATACATTGAAATAATTCGAGGCGTACCACTAATTACAATTTTATTTATGGGACAAGTCATGCTTCCCTTTTTCTTACCCGCAGACTGGCGACCAGACCGCGTATTAAGAGCTATAGTAGGTTTAACAATGTTTAGTGCTGCTTATTTAGCAGAAAATGTTCGGGGTGGTCTACAATCAATTCCTAGAGGACAATCAGAAGCAGCTAAAGCATTGGGATTGAATACACCTTTGACTTTAATTTTAATTGTTTTACCTCAAGCGATTAAGTCAGTGATTCCAGCAATTGTCGGTCAATTTATTGGTTTGTTCCAAGATACAACTTTACTCGCTATTGTGGGTTTGGTGGAGTTATTAGGAATTAGTCGTTCTATTTTAGCAAATCCTCGTTATATCGGTCGCTATGCTGAGGTTTATTTGTTTATTGGGGTTATTTATTGGCTAATTTGTTTTGCTATGTCTCAAGGAAGTAAACGTTTAGAAAGGCAGTTAAATATCGAGCGCAATTGAAATTAATTTTAGTTAAAATTGTTACATTAAGATGGAATTTAAGGATAAAATATGGTGTATAATTCTGCTTTAAAATCAATTAAAATATGTCGCAAAGACGCATTCGGCGGAGCCGTTCTCGCTTCGAGTAGGCGCAAAGTTTTTAGACCATAAATTTGCTCATGAATTAGAGTGGACGCTAAGAGGAATTGGGGATATTTTAAGTGTTTTTTCTAAAGTTGTTTGCGGATTTGTCTGACAATTTGGTGGATTAGTGTAGGCTGGTGATTTTAACTTAGCTGAAATATCTCGCAAAGGCTCATTCGGCAAAGCCGTTCTCATTCCCCGAAAGGGTTCTTAAAGAGTAGAGTAGACGCCAAGTTTTTTGCCCGGAATTAGAAGATTAGTTTTAACTTGGGAAAGGATGAATAAAAGGTAAATAAGAATTTAGTAAGGAGATTGAAGTGATGATTAATGAAAAACCAGCTACTCTAATTGAAGATGAATTTCCGGGAGAGGAAAGAGAAAAGGCGATTATTGCTAGTGAAGTTCATAAATGGTATGCAAGCAATAATTTTTATGTTTTGCGCGGTGTAAGCTTGTCAGTTAACCGAGGAGAAGTAGTAGTAATTATGGGACCTTCGGGTTCGGGAAAATCTACATTTATTCGGACATTTAATGCGTTAGAAGCTTATCAAAAAGGTCAAATAATTATTGATGGAATCGAACTTTCCCACGATTTGAAAAATATTGATGCAATTAGAAGAGAAGTGGGAATGGTATTTCAACAATTTAATTTATTCCCCCACATGACTGTGCTACAAAATGTGACTTTAGCACCGATTTGGGTACGTCGGTGGAAAAAGGCAGAAGCAGAGGCGATCGCGATGCAATTGCTGGAAAAAGTTGGTATCCTGGAACAAGCGAAAAAGTATCCGGGACAACTATCTGGGGGACAACAGCAAAGAGTGGCGATCGCGCGCGCTTTAGCGATGAAACCAAAAATTATGCTTTTTGACGAACCCACTTCCGCACTCGATCCCGAAATGGTAAGAGAAGTTTTGGATACTATGCGATCGCTAGCCGCAGAGGGAATGACTATGGTTTGTGTAAGTCATGAAGTGGGTTTCGCTCGTGAGGTGGCTGATAGGGTAGTATTAATGGCTGATGGGCTATTAGTGGAAGAAGCACCCCCAGAAGAATTTTTCAACAACCCAAAACACGATCGCACCCAACAATTTTTATCTCAAATTTTGTAGTTATTGGGGAATGGGGATTGGGGACCCTTGGATTGGTGACTGGGAATTAGGGATTGGGAATCAGTAGTTATCAGTTTATCCAGCAATTCCTCCTTGTCTCCCAAGTCTCCCCCCTCCTCATTGTCTTCCCCCTCTCCCAAGTCTCCCCCCTCTCTACTCTTCCTCCTCAAAGGGGGGAAAGTCTTGAGGTGGTATCGTATCTAAGGATTCCTCAGATTCATCCACAGGAGATTCGATCGCTGTTTTTGGAGAAGTGGTTTGAGGAGGTATTTTTTCCTTAGAGAGGAGATTAGAAACCAAGAAATAGCCAAAAAAAGCAGGTAAAGCAATCGTGAGAATACCAGCGATCGCTGTTAAGAAGGTTACGATCTTTGATGACAAGCCGTAGTAAGAACGATAAGGATCGAAAGGAAGATTTTCCGTATCGATCAAATCTCGCATCGCTATCAGTCGCTTAAAACGCACGCGGCGATCGTCAAGCTTTTCTAACAAAATCCAACCTGCTAAAGCTTCTTCTTGACAAAGTTGACGAAAAATAGCTGGATCGGCAAACAAATTACTACTCGATCGCACAATTTTAAATTCCCAACCTACCAAACGCAGATCTGAGTCAGGAGAGTCAATATTATCCAGCGATCGCGGGTTAGTAAGAGTCGGCTGTGGAGATTCAAAGCAAGTCAAAGTTTCTTCCTCCGGATCTTGTTGACGAGAAAATAACTGCGGTTGTAAGGTAGCAAGTTTGTTAAAGACAGAATGCAGCCATTGATTCGCCTCAGCAGTGCGATTACCCAAACTATTAAACAGCCAATGACTCATCTTAACCATTAACAGGCAAATAACCTTCAATTAAAAAATCTGGTTCTACAGAGTGCAGAGTCAACCTTGACAACTGTAAAGCTTGGGTCATTTTTTCCAGCCCTAAATCTCCTACTGGCGAAGGAGCAACCTTACCGCCAACAATTTTCGGAGCAACAAAAGCCATAACTTTTTGCACTGCGCCAGCCGCGATCGCGCTAGCTGCTAAAGTACCCCCACATTCCCATAACACGCTAGAAAGTTGTCGTTCGTACAAGTATTTCATCACCTCACCTGGTGTTAAAGGTGTTAACTCCACTACCTCCACACCCTTTTTCCGCAAAGCCTGTTGCAAATCCGGATTAATACCTGTTTCCGTCAACAGTAAAGTTGGCGCTTCATCAACAGAAAACAAATAAGAATCAACAGGTAAATCTAAACTACGACTCATAACTACTCGTAAAGGATTGCGAGCATTACTATCATGAGTAGTCAAATGAGGATTATCCAAGCGTACCGTATTACCGCCCACGATGACCGCATCCGAAGCCGCTCGTAACTGATGCACCCGATGACGTGCTTTTTCACCAGTCACCCAAGCACTATGACCAGTATTAGTAGCAATTTTGCCATCTAAAGTCATCGCGTACTTTAAAATACCAAACGGACGCTGGTAGAGGACTCGATGGATAAAAGCTTCATTTAACTTCTGACAAATTTCTGATTCCACCCCAACCACAACTTCAATCCCTGCTGCCCTTAGCCGCTCAATGCCACCCCCAGAAACACGAGGATCGGGGTCTACCATGCCGACAACCACTTTCGCCACTCCAGCCGCAATTAAAGCCTCAGTACAAGGTGGAGTTCTACCATAGTGATTGCAAGGTTCTAAACTCACATAAACCGTTGCTGCGCGAGCCAACTCACCAGCATCTTGCAGAGCAAAAACTTCCGCATGAGGTTGACCTGCTTGGGGATGAAATCCTTCGCCAACAATTTTACCGTCTTGGACAACCACAGCACCCACCAAAGGATTAGGAGAAGTTTTTCCCAAGCCCAGACGAGCTAGTTCGACACACCGTAGCATCATTTGGCGGTCAAAAGAAGCGATCGCTTTGTTCTCAGTCGTCATTAGTCTGAGTATCCTTTGTTTAATTATTCCTACAGCCGCACCAACCTGCGTATCTACTAATTGCCACCTTACAGGTAGATGAATGTAAAAGTAACCTTCAACGGTTCAACTACACAAGCGATCGCTACACCAACAAAAATTGACTAGACTATTGCTCGAAAGCTTTCATTCGTTGCCACCAGAGATTGAGAGGATAATAAATTACTGGAGCCCAAAGACTACTAAGAATTGCTGAAGAAAGAGCAATACGTTGATGAAAACTCCAAACTTCAGCCAACTCTCGCAACCCAACTAAAATATGCTGAAACGCAGTAAGAGTTTCGGCTAAAATCGCCATGCCAAAAACAATCAAGGCGATCGAAATAAAATCTTCTTGAATATACTTTTGCTTTTTGATACAAGCAGTCAGTATTCCCACCACAGCCAAACTGAGAGCATGAGAAGGCAGATAAGAGATGCTATCTCCAATCAATCCCGAAGTCATCCCATCTTGAATTAATCCCAAAGCCAAACCCGCGATCGCACCCTGAAAAACTGTCCGCTTGACACTCCACGCTACTACCCAAATTAGCAACCAATGAGGTCCAATACCTAGCAATGCTGTCCCTGGCATCCTAGTTAGCAAAAACATTGTACACAAGATAACTGAACCAATCGTCACCGCCCAATTAACGATTTCGCGTCCAAGGGGAGATAACTGAGAAATTTTAATCACTTTCGAGCCTCACCAATCAGCAACTCAAGTCGAGGGAAGAAATAAATTTGACTATTAATAACTATTTTTTTTGAAAGGGATGCACAACAACCTGCTCTAGTTGACCCATTGGTGCTGTTAACTCAATAACTGCTTCTGGAGCAGGACTTTTATCAAGATTAACTGACTTTACCCGTCCCACTGTCAAACCTGGATGAAATAACTTACTCACTTGCGAAGTGACAACTTTATCACCTTCTTTGACATCAGGAACTTTCTCGTAGAACTCCATAATTGCCAATTCTGAACCTTCACCCCGAAGATAACCGAGATGATTACTGCGGCTAATTTTCACTCCTACTTGGCTGGAAGGGTCAGTTAGCAACAACACGCGACTGGTGTGAGCCGTCACGCTAATTACCCTACCTACCGCACCACCAATTCCTGTGACCACAAAACCAACTTCAATGCCATCGGCACTACCTCGACCTAGGGTAACTTGTTGCCACCAATTGTCTGCACTACGTCCGACAATTGGTGCGACAATCGTTGGCTGTTTTTGCTTTTTCACATAACCGAGTAGTTCTTTTAACTCCTGATTTTGCTTTTCTAGTTCAATTAATTGGCTTTGTAGTTCCTGGTTACGAGCATCAATTAATTGCTCTTCTCGCGTTTGACCGACTTGAAAAGGACCGACAAGCCACTGGTAAATTTCTAAGATCGGTGTGCCATGAGTTTGACGAATTAACCATGCCGAACCAACGATTACTCCTGTCCAGATTACTCGCGATCCATGCCGATCCCACCAGCGACGCATTATAAACATAACTTTGCTGTTTGTTATTTCTTGTCAACAGTTTTTTGTCAAAAATCTTTTTGAGGTTTTTGTCAGCATAAATGAGTAGATTAAACTACTTATTTTTAACTAGCTACTAAAGTTGGCAGAGTTTGCTGGAAAAATTAAGTTTGCTACGGCTAGCTGACAAAGATTATTTGTCATGCTGTTGTTTGCGAAACCTGATTGTTAACTCAACTCAATATTCGAGTAGAAATCACAGCCTTGAACGCTGCCAACTAATTTTAATCTCTCTAATTCTACATACTACGAGAACGTCCGCTAAAAACTCGCTCTAGTTGCTTGAAGTTTTCGAGAACGCGACCCGTTCCTAAAACTACACAGCTTAGAGGATCTGCTGCCACATGAGTTACTATACCCGTTTCGTGGCTGATTAATGTATCTAGCCCTTTGAGTAAAGCTCCGCCTCCAGCTAGCATGATCCCGCGATCGATTATATCTGCTGCTAATTCCGGAGGAGTTCTTTCTAAAGTTCGTTTGACGGCATCAACGATTACTGAAAGGGGTTCGGACATACTTTCGCGAATTTCTGGTCCCTTGATTGTGACTGTTCGCGGTAAGCCAGAAAGCAAGTGCAAACCTCGTACTTCCATCGTTGTTTCGTCATCGTCATGAGTTGGATAAGCCGAACCAACTTGAATTTTAATTTCCTCGGCGGTACGTTCTCCAATTACTAGGTTATGAACTTTTTTCATATATTGAGTAATGGATTCGCTTAACTCGTCTCCGGCAACCCGCACTGACTCGCTGAGAACTGTTCCCTGTAAACTCAGCACGGCTACCTCGGTAGTTCCGCCACCGATGTCGATAATCATGTTTCCTGTTGGTTCTGCTACTGGTAGCCCGGCGCCAATTGCTGCTGCTACTGGTTCGTCGATGAGGTAAACATCTCTGGCTCCCGCTTGAGAGGCTGCTTCCATTACTGCTCGACGTTCTACACCTGTGACACCACTGGGAATGCCAATGACGATGCGAGGTGAGACTAAAGCTCTGCCTTCATGAACTCGCTGGATGAAGTGCTTGAGCATTAGCTCTGCTGTATCAAAGTCTGCAATTACACCATCACGTAGGGGGCGCAAG
The window above is part of the Oscillatoria salina IIICB1 genome. Proteins encoded here:
- a CDS encoding amino acid ABC transporter permease, translated to MTTVNTQKPDLSPPPATQTNPLTWLQKNLFSTWYNSLITLTIFAVFFQFFKGFLTWATTQAKWTVIPANLSLFFVGRFPKDEYWRLWLILAVIIFLSGLTWGTLARNSPKLFSINSLIGLTVTGLVILTITGLIVVLLPISITYRLLLLAMVVFLVVTAWVGKQVAKKTPNLVNWLPLAWFLSFFIVLWLMTGGLILDNVSTNDWGGLLLTVYMAVVGIVLSLPFGILLALGRQSTLPVICWLCRLYIEIIRGVPLITILFMGQVMLPFFLPADWRPDRVLRAIVGLTMFSAAYLAENVRGGLQSIPRGQSEAAKALGLNTPLTLILIVLPQAIKSVIPAIVGQFIGLFQDTTLLAIVGLVELLGISRSILANPRYIGRYAEVYLFIGVIYWLICFAMSQGSKRLERQLNIERN
- a CDS encoding amino acid ABC transporter ATP-binding protein, with protein sequence MINEKPATLIEDEFPGEEREKAIIASEVHKWYASNNFYVLRGVSLSVNRGEVVVIMGPSGSGKSTFIRTFNALEAYQKGQIIIDGIELSHDLKNIDAIRREVGMVFQQFNLFPHMTVLQNVTLAPIWVRRWKKAEAEAIAMQLLEKVGILEQAKKYPGQLSGGQQQRVAIARALAMKPKIMLFDEPTSALDPEMVREVLDTMRSLAAEGMTMVCVSHEVGFAREVADRVVLMADGLLVEEAPPEEFFNNPKHDRTQQFLSQIL
- the ribD gene encoding bifunctional diaminohydroxyphosphoribosylaminopyrimidine deaminase/5-amino-6-(5-phosphoribosylamino)uracil reductase RibD — translated: MTTENKAIASFDRQMMLRCVELARLGLGKTSPNPLVGAVVVQDGKIVGEGFHPQAGQPHAEVFALQDAGELARAATVYVSLEPCNHYGRTPPCTEALIAAGVAKVVVGMVDPDPRVSGGGIERLRAAGIEVVVGVESEICQKLNEAFIHRVLYQRPFGILKYAMTLDGKIATNTGHSAWVTGEKARHRVHQLRAASDAVIVGGNTVRLDNPHLTTHDSNARNPLRVVMSRSLDLPVDSYLFSVDEAPTLLLTETGINPDLQQALRKKGVEVVELTPLTPGEVMKYLYERQLSSVLWECGGTLAASAIAAGAVQKVMAFVAPKIVGGKVAPSPVGDLGLEKMTQALQLSRLTLHSVEPDFLIEGYLPVNG
- the mreD gene encoding rod shape-determining protein MreD: MIKISQLSPLGREIVNWAVTIGSVILCTMFLLTRMPGTALLGIGPHWLLIWVVAWSVKRTVFQGAIAGLALGLIQDGMTSGLIGDSISYLPSHALSLAVVGILTACIKKQKYIQEDFISIALIVFGMAILAETLTAFQHILVGLRELAEVWSFHQRIALSSAILSSLWAPVIYYPLNLWWQRMKAFEQ
- the mreC gene encoding rod shape-determining protein MreC; the encoded protein is MFIMRRWWDRHGSRVIWTGVIVGSAWLIRQTHGTPILEIYQWLVGPFQVGQTREEQLIDARNQELQSQLIELEKQNQELKELLGYVKKQKQPTIVAPIVGRSADNWWQQVTLGRGSADGIEVGFVVTGIGGAVGRVISVTAHTSRVLLLTDPSSQVGVKISRSNHLGYLRGEGSELAIMEFYEKVPDVKEGDKVVTSQVSKLFHPGLTVGRVKSVNLDKSPAPEAVIELTAPMGQLEQVVVHPFQKK
- a CDS encoding rod shape-determining protein; the encoded protein is MGIDLGTANTLVYVSGKGIVLQEPSVVAIDQDEKVPLAVGEDAKKMLGRTPGNVVALRPLRDGVIADFDTAELMLKHFIQRVHEGRALVSPRIVIGIPSGVTGVERRAVMEAASQAGARDVYLIDEPVAAAIGAGLPVAEPTGNMIIDIGGGTTEVAVLSLQGTVLSESVRVAGDELSESITQYMKKVHNLVIGERTAEEIKIQVGSAYPTHDDDETTMEVRGLHLLSGLPRTVTIKGPEIRESMSEPLSVIVDAVKRTLERTPPELAADIIDRGIMLAGGGALLKGLDTLISHETGIVTHVAADPLSCVVLGTGRVLENFKQLERVFSGRSRSM